A section of the Methanoregula formicica SMSP genome encodes:
- a CDS encoding heavy metal translocating P-type ATPase, which produces MPEPEKKKAELKITGMTCATCAVNIEESLSQLKDVTKARVNLGTEKAHVEFDPARVTLSTLEKAVKDAGYDVVNSEVTIKVGGMMCATCVETIEAALRALPGVATVSVNLGTEKAYVTYNPSLSDLSDMKKAIEDAGYQYLGISGEVSEEAEKKARDADLHDKFVRFMVGFAVSIPLMIAMFVPLPIPMHTLSYIMLVIATPVFVFVAAPIFRAAWVSLKNRKLSMDVMYAMGTGVSFVASVMGTFSIILTHEYMFYDTAIMLAAFLMLGRFLEARAKGRTSDAIKKLAGLRAKVAIVIRDGTEREMAVEEVVPGDIVVVKPGASVPVDGVVVEGESYVNEAMITGEPVPPLKKSGSHVVGGTLNTNSVLKVRAEKVGKETVLAQIIRLVEDAQGSKPPVQRIADVAVTYFIPAVLIIATASFLLWYFIFHATALFALTAFISVLVVACPCALGLATPTAVTVGVGRGAELGILIRNGEALEVAERVSTVVFDKTGTLTRGKPEVTDIVPVGINEQTLLSLAASVEKNSQHPLAEAVVRAAEGRGVKVEAATGFDTFGGRGVAATILSETVLVGNRAFLNEKAVAIPGEIESQIVLLEQEGKTVVLVAAGGTIAGLIAIADSIKPTTREAIARLRAMGKEVAMITGDNRRTADAIARQAGIDTVIAEVMPQDKAAEVRRLQEKGGVVAFVGDGINDAPALAQADVGIAIGSGTDVAIESGDIVLVRDDLVDAVAAIQLSKKVMGRIRGNIFWAFAYNIALIPVAAGVLYPSFGITFRPELAALAMAASSVTVVTLSLLLKKYIPDAKKGR; this is translated from the coding sequence ATGCCGGAGCCGGAGAAGAAGAAGGCCGAACTGAAGATTACCGGAATGACCTGCGCCACGTGCGCCGTGAATATCGAAGAATCACTTTCGCAGCTGAAGGACGTGACAAAAGCCCGGGTGAACCTTGGTACGGAGAAGGCCCATGTCGAGTTCGACCCCGCCAGGGTTACGCTCTCGACGCTGGAGAAGGCGGTGAAGGACGCCGGTTACGATGTGGTTAACAGCGAGGTCACCATCAAGGTCGGCGGGATGATGTGCGCCACCTGTGTCGAGACCATCGAGGCCGCACTCCGGGCGCTGCCGGGCGTTGCAACCGTGTCGGTGAACCTCGGCACGGAAAAAGCGTACGTGACCTACAACCCATCGCTTTCGGACCTCTCCGATATGAAGAAGGCGATCGAGGATGCGGGATACCAGTACCTTGGGATCTCCGGGGAAGTGAGCGAGGAGGCGGAGAAGAAGGCCCGTGATGCCGACCTGCACGACAAGTTCGTCCGGTTCATGGTCGGGTTTGCGGTGAGCATCCCGCTGATGATCGCGATGTTTGTGCCGCTCCCCATTCCCATGCACACGCTCTCTTACATCATGCTCGTCATCGCGACACCGGTCTTCGTCTTTGTCGCAGCCCCGATCTTCCGGGCCGCGTGGGTCTCGCTGAAGAACCGGAAACTCTCGATGGATGTCATGTACGCGATGGGGACCGGCGTCTCGTTTGTCGCGAGCGTGATGGGGACATTCTCGATCATCCTCACGCACGAGTACATGTTCTACGACACGGCGATCATGCTCGCCGCGTTCCTGATGCTCGGCCGGTTCCTGGAGGCGCGGGCCAAGGGCCGGACCTCCGACGCGATCAAAAAACTGGCGGGGCTGCGGGCAAAGGTTGCGATTGTGATCCGGGACGGCACCGAACGCGAGATGGCAGTTGAGGAGGTTGTACCGGGCGATATCGTTGTGGTGAAGCCCGGTGCGAGCGTCCCTGTCGACGGCGTGGTGGTCGAAGGGGAGAGTTATGTCAACGAAGCGATGATCACGGGCGAGCCGGTCCCCCCGCTCAAGAAGAGCGGGAGCCATGTCGTGGGCGGGACCCTGAACACGAACAGCGTGCTGAAGGTCCGGGCGGAGAAGGTCGGGAAGGAGACGGTGCTCGCGCAGATCATCCGGCTGGTCGAGGACGCACAGGGGTCGAAGCCGCCGGTCCAGCGGATCGCTGATGTTGCAGTCACCTACTTTATCCCGGCCGTGCTGATCATCGCAACCGCATCGTTCCTGCTCTGGTACTTTATCTTCCACGCAACAGCGCTCTTTGCCCTTACCGCGTTCATCTCCGTACTTGTCGTTGCCTGCCCCTGTGCGCTGGGCCTTGCAACGCCGACTGCAGTAACCGTGGGTGTCGGGAGAGGCGCGGAACTTGGGATCCTGATACGGAACGGCGAAGCGCTTGAGGTAGCCGAGCGGGTGTCCACGGTTGTCTTTGACAAGACCGGGACGCTGACCCGGGGAAAACCCGAAGTCACGGATATCGTTCCGGTGGGAATCAACGAGCAGACACTTCTCTCCCTTGCCGCAAGCGTCGAGAAGAACTCGCAGCACCCGCTGGCCGAGGCGGTTGTGCGTGCAGCAGAAGGACGGGGCGTGAAGGTTGAGGCGGCAACAGGCTTTGACACGTTCGGCGGGCGGGGCGTTGCAGCAACTATCCTCTCCGAGACCGTGCTGGTCGGGAACCGGGCGTTCCTGAACGAAAAGGCCGTGGCCATTCCCGGCGAGATCGAGTCGCAGATCGTTTTGCTCGAACAGGAAGGAAAAACTGTCGTGCTTGTTGCTGCCGGGGGCACGATTGCAGGCCTGATCGCGATTGCCGACAGCATCAAGCCGACCACCCGCGAGGCGATCGCCCGGCTCCGCGCCATGGGGAAGGAGGTCGCGATGATCACGGGGGACAACCGGAGGACCGCGGACGCGATCGCCCGGCAGGCCGGAATCGATACGGTGATCGCGGAAGTAATGCCGCAGGACAAGGCCGCGGAGGTCCGGAGGCTGCAGGAGAAAGGAGGGGTCGTTGCCTTTGTCGGGGACGGGATCAACGACGCACCCGCGCTTGCGCAGGCTGACGTAGGGATCGCGATCGGCAGCGGTACGGATGTTGCCATCGAGAGCGGGGATATCGTGCTCGTCCGGGACGACCTTGTCGATGCAGTTGCAGCGATCCAGCTCTCGAAAAAGGTGATGGGACGGATCCGGGGCAACATCTTCTGGGCATTTGCCTACAACATTGCCCTGATCCCGGTTGCCGCAGGAGTCCTCTACCCATCATTCGGCATCACCTTCCGGCCGGAACTCGCCGCTCTTGCGATGGCAGCGAGCTCTGTCACCGTGGTCACGCTCTCGCTGCTGTTAAAAAAGTATATACCCGATGCAAAGAAAGGCAGGTAA
- a CDS encoding AN1-type zinc finger domain-containing protein, whose translation MSIRDSIHRFFSHLIGKKEDYPVHETCAACGERAYLPFHCEYCGKYYCDRHRLPFDHDCRNIGQWKKRGK comes from the coding sequence ATGAGCATCCGGGATTCCATTCACCGTTTCTTCTCGCATCTCATCGGGAAGAAAGAGGACTACCCGGTGCACGAGACCTGTGCTGCCTGCGGCGAGCGGGCCTATCTCCCGTTCCACTGCGAATACTGCGGGAAGTATTACTGTGACCGGCACCGGCTGCCGTTCGATCACGATTGCAGAAACATCGGCCAGTGGAAGAAAAGAGGAAAATAG
- a CDS encoding cupin domain-containing protein, with protein sequence MVEWKQEESGKPDKKREELKGKVIRLPDLVEYADGTVASRMVINRKCGSITIFSFDEDEGLSEHTAPFDAVVTILDGECEVWVAGKIYQMKTGETIIFPAGVPHALSAITKFKMSLVMIKEGDDGRK encoded by the coding sequence ATGGTGGAATGGAAGCAGGAAGAGTCGGGAAAACCGGACAAGAAACGCGAGGAACTCAAAGGCAAAGTCATCCGGCTGCCGGACCTCGTGGAGTACGCGGACGGGACGGTCGCAAGCCGGATGGTGATCAACCGGAAGTGCGGGAGCATCACCATCTTCTCGTTCGACGAGGACGAGGGGCTCTCCGAGCACACGGCGCCGTTCGATGCCGTTGTCACGATCCTGGACGGCGAGTGCGAGGTCTGGGTCGCCGGGAAGATCTACCAGATGAAGACCGGGGAGACGATCATCTTCCCGGCCGGCGTCCCCCACGCGCTCTCGGCCATCACGAAGTTCAAGATGTCGCTCGTCATGATCAAGGAGGGCGACGATGGGCGGAAATGA
- a CDS encoding cupin domain-containing protein: protein MTDPREELTSSDKKREELIGKVLATNDLLQYQDGTVASRMIVFKKAGTITLFAFDAGEGLSEHSAPYDAILTVTDGEADVTIEGKPFTVRAGEMIILPANKPHGVQAKKRFKMTLTMIRE, encoded by the coding sequence ATGACCGACCCCCGGGAAGAACTCACCTCATCAGACAAAAAACGCGAGGAGCTCATCGGCAAAGTCCTTGCCACAAACGATCTCCTGCAGTACCAGGACGGGACAGTGGCAAGCCGGATGATCGTCTTCAAGAAGGCCGGCACCATCACGCTCTTTGCGTTCGACGCGGGCGAGGGGCTCTCCGAGCACTCGGCCCCGTACGATGCGATCCTTACGGTCACGGACGGGGAAGCGGACGTGACAATCGAGGGAAAACCCTTCACGGTCCGGGCCGGCGAGATGATCATCCTGCCGGCCAACAAGCCGCACGGGGTGCAGGCAAAGAAGCGGTTCAAGATGACGCTGACCATGATCCGGGAGTGA
- the hcp gene encoding hydroxylamine reductase: protein MFCYQCEETARGTGCTVKGVCGKEAATAGLMDVLIYLCKGISERNLAAAKSGKANKDAGLFIAEALFATLTNTNFDDARLKSLIAQAAAIRDALPPAGANEPDACTWKPASDATIAAKADQIAKDAANNDDVHSLRALLLFGLKGIAAYYHHAAVLGYTDEKITDFMQKGLASTLHDLPADQMTALVLECGGVGVATLALLDTANTKMYGNPEITSVKTSVGKRPGILITGHDLKDLEQLLEQSKDSGVDIYTHGEMLPANAYPALKKYAHLYGNYGSSWWHQKEEFDAFNGPVLVTTNCIVPPKDTYKDRIYTTGPAGYPGVRHITAGKDGKKDFSAVIAHAKKSQPPTALPAPGRDLITGCAHEAVLALAGTVVEAVKKGDIKRFVVMAGCDGRQTERAYYTEFAKALPKNTVILTAGCAKYRYNGLDLGTIGGIPRVIDAGQCNDCYSLVVIAQALATAFNVGINELPVSYNIAWYEQKAALVLLALLNLGVKNITLGPKLPAFVSPGVLDVLVRNFNIGKNSTVEEDLKRMVPA from the coding sequence ATGTTCTGTTACCAGTGCGAAGAGACGGCCCGGGGTACCGGATGCACCGTGAAGGGCGTGTGTGGAAAGGAAGCGGCAACGGCCGGGCTGATGGATGTTTTGATCTATCTCTGCAAGGGGATCTCGGAGCGGAACCTTGCGGCTGCAAAGAGCGGGAAGGCGAACAAGGATGCCGGGCTCTTCATTGCCGAGGCGCTGTTTGCCACGCTGACCAACACGAACTTCGATGACGCCCGGCTCAAATCGCTCATTGCGCAGGCTGCTGCGATCCGCGATGCGCTGCCGCCCGCAGGAGCAAACGAGCCGGATGCCTGCACGTGGAAGCCGGCCAGCGATGCAACCATCGCGGCGAAAGCCGACCAGATCGCAAAGGACGCGGCAAACAACGATGACGTCCACTCGCTCCGGGCGCTCCTGCTCTTCGGGCTCAAGGGCATTGCCGCGTACTACCACCACGCGGCCGTGCTCGGGTACACGGACGAGAAGATCACGGACTTCATGCAGAAGGGGCTCGCGTCAACGCTCCACGATCTCCCGGCCGACCAGATGACGGCGCTCGTGCTCGAATGCGGGGGCGTAGGTGTCGCAACCCTCGCGCTGCTCGACACCGCGAACACGAAGATGTACGGGAACCCGGAGATCACGAGCGTGAAGACCTCGGTCGGGAAGCGGCCCGGCATTTTGATCACGGGCCATGACCTTAAGGATCTCGAACAGCTCCTGGAACAGTCAAAGGACAGCGGTGTTGACATCTACACGCACGGCGAGATGCTGCCGGCCAATGCCTATCCGGCGCTGAAAAAATATGCGCACCTGTACGGCAACTACGGCAGCTCGTGGTGGCACCAGAAGGAGGAGTTCGATGCGTTCAACGGCCCCGTGCTCGTCACCACCAACTGCATCGTCCCGCCGAAGGACACGTACAAGGACCGGATCTACACCACCGGTCCCGCAGGATACCCGGGCGTGAGGCACATCACGGCCGGAAAGGACGGGAAGAAAGATTTCTCGGCCGTCATTGCGCACGCAAAGAAGAGCCAGCCCCCGACCGCACTCCCGGCTCCCGGCCGCGACCTCATCACCGGCTGCGCCCACGAGGCCGTGCTCGCGCTGGCGGGAACGGTTGTCGAGGCCGTGAAGAAAGGCGATATCAAACGCTTCGTTGTCATGGCAGGCTGCGATGGCCGCCAAACCGAACGGGCCTACTACACGGAATTCGCAAAGGCCCTGCCGAAGAACACCGTGATCCTCACAGCAGGCTGCGCCAAGTACCGGTACAACGGCCTCGACCTCGGAACCATCGGCGGGATCCCCCGGGTCATCGATGCGGGGCAGTGCAATGACTGCTACTCGCTCGTGGTGATCGCGCAGGCGCTTGCAACGGCATTCAATGTCGGGATCAACGAGCTGCCGGTCTCGTACAATATCGCGTGGTACGAGCAGAAGGCAGCGCTCGTGCTCCTTGCGCTGCTCAACCTTGGCGTGAAGAACATCACGCTCGGCCCCAAACTCCCGGCCTTCGTCTCGCCCGGCGTTCTCGATGTGCTCGTCAGGAATTTCAATATCGGCAAGAACAGCACGGTCGAAGAGGACCTGAAGCGGATGGTACCGGCATAA
- a CDS encoding winged helix-turn-helix transcriptional regulator, with amino-acid sequence MDESCTVNKTVKYLTKKWTLLIILELYKGPDHTRRFSELRDSLSEITQKILSERLKELEDEGVITKHVDASTFPVRSEYTLTKSGLELVDVIRGIKMWALKWKIDNIPCGKQDCSKCVL; translated from the coding sequence ATGGACGAGTCGTGCACGGTCAACAAGACCGTGAAATACCTGACAAAAAAATGGACGCTCCTGATCATCCTTGAGCTCTACAAGGGTCCGGACCACACGCGCCGGTTCTCAGAGCTCCGGGACTCCCTGAGCGAGATCACGCAGAAGATTTTGTCGGAGCGCCTGAAGGAACTGGAAGACGAGGGCGTCATCACGAAACATGTTGATGCTTCGACGTTTCCTGTACGGAGCGAGTACACCCTGACAAAGAGCGGGCTCGAACTTGTGGATGTGATCCGGGGGATCAAGATGTGGGCGCTGAAATGGAAGATTGATAATATTCCGTGCGGGAAGCAGGATTGTAGCAAGTGTGTGCTGTGA
- a CDS encoding HsdM family class I SAM-dependent methyltransferase, which yields MQNNPLKIEFNRLKVLLTAEAEKIKNPENRNKFARSICQLVLKEFWSDTCTKNGCNWKICESFVQFDKPESTGESEACDVGSILAQLPFSESSYLIGTLYTALLPQETQADFGAYYTPPALVDRLVGMVTDQGFDWKNGTVMDLSCGGGAFLSPVALRMLESYSVKDRGNPSRILELISKRLQGFEIDPFAAWMSQVLVEIVLLEICINASTRLPIIVNVCDTLETLPNNGEEVDLVIGNPPYRKITLPPHQRRIFSRSLYGHANLYGVFTDIAIRWTKPAGLIAYVTPTSFLGGQYFKSLRALLSQYAPPVLMDFISDRKGVFEDVLQETMLVVYKRTENEKEISRDQWVTVHDLKSNGPEKPVVSERIGTFLLPNGGEEPWIIPKAPDQVKLIDNLKRMRNRIVHFGFEVNTGPLVWNRHKNQMSTEKQEGNYPLIWAESIHPDGRFLFSAKKRNHRPYLTLKRNQEFLVTKKPCILIQRTTAKEQKKRIVATTLPKEFLHMHGGVVIENHVNIIKQTKSPSLASLETLAVLLNSKMIDKIFRLINGSVAVSAFELKALPLPNKSDIRHLEQLIQSGVSNSEIELAIKMMYER from the coding sequence ATGCAAAACAATCCGCTAAAAATTGAATTCAATCGATTGAAAGTGTTATTAACAGCGGAAGCGGAAAAAATCAAAAACCCGGAAAACAGGAATAAATTCGCTCGCTCCATTTGTCAATTAGTATTAAAGGAATTCTGGTCGGACACTTGCACGAAGAATGGTTGTAACTGGAAGATATGCGAGTCATTTGTTCAGTTTGATAAACCAGAATCAACAGGTGAGTCGGAAGCCTGTGATGTTGGATCTATCCTAGCTCAACTTCCATTTTCTGAGAGCAGTTATCTTATCGGCACATTATATACCGCTTTATTACCTCAAGAAACTCAAGCGGATTTTGGTGCATATTATACTCCGCCCGCACTTGTCGATCGCTTAGTCGGTATGGTGACTGACCAAGGGTTTGATTGGAAAAATGGTACGGTAATGGATTTGTCCTGCGGTGGTGGTGCGTTTCTCTCCCCAGTTGCTCTTCGGATGTTAGAGTCGTATTCTGTGAAAGATCGGGGTAATCCTTCCCGCATCCTCGAGTTGATCTCCAAGAGGTTGCAGGGATTTGAAATTGATCCTTTTGCAGCATGGATGTCGCAGGTTCTTGTAGAGATTGTTTTGTTAGAAATCTGCATCAATGCATCTACTCGACTTCCTATTATTGTGAATGTATGCGATACGCTCGAAACATTGCCAAATAATGGAGAAGAAGTCGATCTCGTAATTGGGAATCCACCATATCGGAAGATTACACTTCCTCCGCATCAGAGAAGAATATTTTCCCGTTCGCTTTATGGACACGCAAACTTGTATGGTGTTTTTACTGACATCGCAATCCGTTGGACGAAGCCAGCTGGACTTATTGCTTATGTAACCCCAACTTCATTCCTTGGTGGGCAATACTTCAAATCCCTTCGTGCCCTCCTTTCCCAATATGCTCCACCAGTGCTAATGGATTTTATTTCTGATAGAAAAGGCGTTTTTGAGGATGTCCTTCAGGAAACAATGCTTGTGGTGTACAAGCGTACAGAAAATGAAAAAGAAATCTCCCGCGATCAGTGGGTTACCGTTCATGATCTAAAATCAAATGGTCCTGAAAAACCTGTGGTGAGTGAAAGAATTGGCACATTTTTATTGCCAAATGGTGGTGAGGAGCCATGGATCATACCGAAAGCACCAGATCAGGTTAAACTTATTGATAACCTCAAACGGATGCGGAATAGAATCGTCCACTTTGGATTTGAAGTCAATACTGGCCCGCTTGTTTGGAACCGACATAAAAATCAGATGAGTACTGAAAAACAGGAGGGAAATTATCCTCTTATTTGGGCTGAATCCATCCATCCAGATGGACGGTTCTTGTTTAGCGCGAAGAAACGAAATCATCGGCCATACTTAACGCTAAAGAGGAATCAAGAGTTTCTAGTAACGAAAAAACCATGTATCCTTATTCAACGAACCACTGCGAAGGAGCAGAAAAAACGGATTGTTGCTACAACACTCCCAAAGGAATTTCTCCATATGCATGGTGGAGTAGTAATTGAAAATCATGTGAATATTATCAAGCAGACGAAGAGTCCTTCCCTAGCCTCGCTTGAAACATTGGCTGTTTTATTGAATTCAAAAATGATAGACAAAATTTTTCGTCTGATTAACGGAAGTGTTGCGGTTTCGGCTTTTGAATTAAAAGCATTGCCATTACCAAACAAATCTGACATTAGACATCTCGAACAATTAATCCAAAGTGGCGTTTCGAATAGTGAGATTGAATTAGCTATAAAAATGATGTACGAGCGATAG
- a CDS encoding BsuBI/PstI family type II restriction endonuclease, translating to MSDIQSPSLPSLPSIDVINQRLPLIFPMDTEHRSQIIGKMAVRTIFVMFYIGAIEGRNEWFQPAHVLNMDDARASRTNEESRRSWAKRREFSSDRSLHKWYADTTKESVRKQVILFGLIPLGAAVKIDLGQENEPRYALAHDFSILFDQDLSGEELTRKISEWQRSHLTRAALGATALRGSDSGTRLKVKIPNHQIISEMKLPPGKSSLIIKEVIEKFSENFLHEPHVIAISTSEAPFQPIDDQVIQILNLDFSSVVQKKILPDIILWDKYLDHGRSENLLIFIEVVASTGSMIQERKENIMAFLRTREYNAKVAFGTAFLSRTDEAYNKKNIAEISWGSFVWFAAEPTNIVILNQMDAENNKKLSDLIL from the coding sequence ATGTCTGATATACAATCACCATCTTTACCGTCATTACCTTCGATAGATGTGATCAATCAAAGGCTTCCTTTAATTTTCCCGATGGATACTGAACACCGAAGCCAAATTATTGGGAAAATGGCGGTTAGGACAATTTTTGTAATGTTTTATATTGGTGCAATAGAGGGAAGAAATGAATGGTTTCAACCGGCACACGTGCTCAATATGGATGATGCACGAGCATCAAGAACAAATGAAGAATCTCGTCGATCATGGGCCAAAAGGCGAGAATTTTCATCAGATCGGAGCCTTCATAAATGGTATGCTGACACCACAAAAGAATCAGTTCGAAAACAAGTGATCCTCTTCGGTCTAATCCCATTAGGAGCAGCAGTCAAAATCGATCTCGGCCAAGAAAATGAGCCGCGATATGCATTAGCACATGATTTTTCTATATTATTTGATCAGGACCTTTCTGGAGAAGAGTTAACAAGAAAAATTTCTGAATGGCAACGGTCACATCTTACAAGAGCTGCATTGGGAGCGACCGCTTTAAGGGGATCGGATTCTGGTACTCGCCTTAAGGTCAAGATCCCAAACCACCAAATAATTAGTGAGATGAAATTACCTCCGGGCAAGAGTTCTCTCATTATCAAAGAAGTAATTGAAAAATTTTCAGAGAATTTTCTTCATGAACCTCATGTAATCGCTATTAGTACTTCTGAAGCACCATTTCAGCCTATTGATGATCAAGTTATCCAAATTCTCAATTTAGATTTTTCAAGCGTTGTGCAGAAAAAAATTTTACCAGATATTATCCTGTGGGATAAATACCTAGATCACGGTCGTTCTGAGAATTTATTAATATTCATCGAAGTTGTTGCGTCAACAGGATCGATGATTCAAGAAAGAAAAGAGAATATAATGGCCTTTTTACGAACCAGAGAATATAATGCTAAAGTTGCATTCGGGACAGCATTTCTGAGCAGAACCGATGAGGCTTACAATAAAAAGAATATTGCTGAAATATCTTGGGGATCTTTTGTTTGGTTTGCTGCCGAACCCACGAATATCGTTATACTAAACCAAATGGATGCTGAAAACAATAAAAAATTGTCAGATCTAATCCTCTGA